Genomic segment of Chloroflexota bacterium:
GGCGTCAGTCACTCGCGTCGTCCCAGCCGAGCCAGTCGACCTCGGGCGTCGTCCGCTCGCGCGTATCCGGGGGCGCGTTGGCCGATGGGTAGCCCAGATAGATGAAGCCGACGAGGCGATCCGAATCGCCGATGCCCAGCGCCCTGCGGCTGGCGACGTAGTCGCACATCGCGCCGGTGCGCCACTTGGCCGCCAGGCCCTCGGCGTGGGCCGCCAGCAGCATGTTCTGCACCGCGCAGCAGCAGGCGGCGTAGTCCTCCAGGTCCATCACCGGATCGTCGGCGCGCGGGTGGCTGACCACGATGACGACGGGCGCGCGCGTGAGCTTGGCGCGGGCGCCCTTGATCTCGCCGGCGGCAATGGGATCGCTGGCGTCGAGCTCGTCGCGCAGGCCGTCGCTGATGGCCTCGCCAACCGTCCGGCGCGCGTCCCCGGCGAGCACGTGGAACCGCCAGGGTTCGGTCATGCGATGGTTGGGCGCCCACACGGCCACGTCGATCAGCCGTTGAATGGCGGCCTGCGACGGCACGTCCGCCGTCAGGGCGTTGATGCTGCGGCGATCACGCAGCGCCGTAAGGGTATCCACGAAACCTCGAATGCTTTGGGGCTGGCCGTCACCCAGTCATGGTAGCGATTCACACCGCGCCGGGGCGCGCCGGCGGTACTCTGGGGCGGCGATCTCGAGTCTGGGCCTGGGTCGAGGCGACGTGCAATGCAAATCGGCGTCCTCACCGGCGGCGGTGACTGTCCGGGGCTTAACGCCGCCATTCGCGGCGTGGTGCGTCAAGCGGCGCGCCAGGGCTGGACCGTGCTCGGCTTTCGCGACGGCTGGGCCGGCGTGCTCGCGGGCGAGCCCGAGCCGCTGACGATCGAGGCCACGGACCCGATGCTGGCCGAGGGCGGCACGATGCTCGGCTCGACGCGCACGAACCCGCTGCGCGATCCGGAGTCGTTCGCCAAGGCCCGCGCGGTATTCGACCGCTGCCGGCTGCAAGGGCTGGTGGTCATCGGCGGGGATGACACGCTATCCGTCGCGGGCGCCATGGCCGCCAAGGGCGACGCCGTCGTGGGCATTCCCAAGACGATCGACAACGACGTCCCCGAAACCGACGTGTGCATCGGCTTCGACACCGCCGTCACCACGGTGTCCAATGCCGTGGGACGGGTGCGGACCACGGCTGTCTCCCACCGGCGAGTGGTGGTGGTGGAGACGATGGGCCGGGACGCAGGCTGGCTGGCGGCGGCAGGCGGCCTCGCCGGCCGGGCCGACTACATCGCGGTGCCGGAGCGTCCCATCGAACTCGCGATCCTGGTGTCGCACGTGGAAGGCCGCGCCGCCCGCGGCTTGCCCTTCAGCGTGATCGTAGTGGCCGAAGGCGCCGAGATCGTGGACTTGGAGGTCGACCCGGCCGAAGTCCACGCCTCGGACGAGTTCGGACACGTGCAGCTCTCGGCGCGCGGCTTGGGATACGCGGCCGCCGGCGCGCTGGAAAATGCCTTGGGGCGGAGCGTTCCGGCGATGGTGCTGGGGTACACGCAGCGCGGTGGACCGCCGACGCCATTCGACCGCGTCCTGGGCACGCGGTGCGGCGTTGCGGCGGTGGACTACCTGGCATCCGGCGACCACGGCATGCTCACCGCCCTGCAGCGCAACCGCATCGTGCCGGTGCCCCTGGCCGACGTGGCCGGGCGCACACGGCGGCTGGACGCGAGCTACCTGGCGTTGCTGGATCTGTTCGACTAGCGGGGCGGGGCATCTGGGCGGCCGGTAGGCGTTGACCCCCATCCCAACCTTCCCCCTTTCAGGGCGGAGGAGTTTTTCGCGCGATTTCGTATCTCGGCGCGGCGCGTGCGAGAATCTCTAACCATTTCGGCTCGGCAGAGCCCATCGTCCGAACGCCCGTGCGTCGCCGGCGAGCAGTCCCTGCCGGCGGATCCGCCGCAGCGGGCGCGGCGCCGAATGCCATGACTGTCGAAACTCCCTCCATCGAGGACACCTACCGCGACCTTCGGTCCAAGCTGGCCGACGTGGTGCCCGAGCCGGAGCTGGCGCTCAAGGCCGAGCTGGCCTACCGCATCAATCGGCTCAAACGCGAGCGCGGCGCCGTGATTCTGGGCCACAACTACATGGAGCCGGCGTTGTTTCACTCGGTGTGCGACTACACCGGGGACTCGCTAGAGCTCAGCCGCATCGCCGCCACCACCGAAGCGGACCCGATCGTGTTCTGCGGCGTCCGCTTCATGGCCGAGACGGCCAAGATCCTCAACCCCGATCGCACCGTGCTGCTTCCGGCCCGGCGCGCCGGTTGCTCGCTGGCGGCCTCCATCACGGCGGCCGACGTGCGCGAGTTGCGCCGCCGCTATCCGGGCACGCCGGTGGTGACCTACGTGAACACCTACGCCGACGTGAAGGCGGAGTCGGACGTGTGCTGCACCTCCAGCAACGCGGCCCAGGTGGTGGAGTCGCTGGACGCGG
This window contains:
- a CDS encoding nitroreductase produces the protein MDTLTALRDRRSINALTADVPSQAAIQRLIDVAVWAPNHRMTEPWRFHVLAGDARRTVGEAISDGLRDELDASDPIAAGEIKGARAKLTRAPVVIVVSHPRADDPVMDLEDYAACCCAVQNMLLAAHAEGLAAKWRTGAMCDYVASRRALGIGDSDRLVGFIYLGYPSANAPPDTRERTTPEVDWLGWDDASD
- a CDS encoding ATP-dependent 6-phosphofructokinase, encoding MQIGVLTGGGDCPGLNAAIRGVVRQAARQGWTVLGFRDGWAGVLAGEPEPLTIEATDPMLAEGGTMLGSTRTNPLRDPESFAKARAVFDRCRLQGLVVIGGDDTLSVAGAMAAKGDAVVGIPKTIDNDVPETDVCIGFDTAVTTVSNAVGRVRTTAVSHRRVVVVETMGRDAGWLAAAGGLAGRADYIAVPERPIELAILVSHVEGRAARGLPFSVIVVAEGAEIVDLEVDPAEVHASDEFGHVQLSARGLGYAAAGALENALGRSVPAMVLGYTQRGGPPTPFDRVLGTRCGVAAVDYLASGDHGMLTALQRNRIVPVPLADVAGRTRRLDASYLALLDLFD